One Mangifera indica cultivar Alphonso chromosome 4, CATAS_Mindica_2.1, whole genome shotgun sequence genomic region harbors:
- the LOC123213968 gene encoding photosystem II core complex proteins psbY, chloroplastic-like, with translation MAATMATMAVFNAKCLSITTPKNISHNKPTTKPTSIFSIQNLPKGLTISNPAENSAAIAGTAIAGAIFSTLSLCDAAFAAQQIAEIAEGDNRGLALLLPIVPAIAWVLYNILQPALNQINSMRSSKGVIIGLGLGGLAGLMSMPPHASASEIAVLADATNDNRGQLLLFVIAPAILWVLYNILQPALNQINRMRS, from the coding sequence ATGGCTGCAACAATGGCTACAATGGCTGTGTTCAATGCCAAGTGTTTGAGCATCACCACACCCAAAAATATCAGCCACAACAAACCAACCACAAAACCCACCTCCATTTTCTCCATTCAAAACCTCCCAAAAGGACTGACCATCTCAAACCCGGCTGAGAATTCAGCCGCAATAGCTGGCACTGCTATTGCTGGAGCAATCTTTTCAACTTTGAGCTTATGTGATGCAGCTTTTGCAGCACAACAAATAGCCGAAATAGCAGAAGGTGACAACCGTGGCCTGGCACTACTGCTACCAATCGTACCAGCCATTGCTTGGGTGCTCTACAACATTCTCCAGCCCGCACTGAACCAAATAAACAGTATGCGTAGCAGCAAGGGAGTGATTATCGGGCTTGGACTTGGCGGATTGGCTGGGTTGATGTCAATGCCACCACATGCATCGGCTAGTGAAATTGCCGTGCTGGCTGATGCTACAAATGACAACAGGGGTCAACTTCTGCTGTTTGTTATCGCTCCAGCAATTCTGTGGGTGCTATACAACATTCTTCAACCGGCTTTGAATCAAATCAACAGGATGAGGTCTTAG
- the LOC123213967 gene encoding ALBINO3-like protein 1, chloroplastic produces the protein MSNSLSVKPNLVLSPFPYRTATQNPLFNRTYFAHKPFLRGSLSITKVGFKPDPQSVEGVIKELFGQAENFLFTIADAAVSSSDTVTTTKQNSDWLSGITNVMETVLKVLKDGLSTLHVPYSYGFAIILLTVIVKAATFPLTKKQVESAMAMRSLTPQIKAIQQRYAGDQERIQLETARLYKLAGINPLAGCLPTLATIPVWIGLYRALSNVADEGLLTEGFFWIPSLAGPTTIAARQSGSGISWLFPFQDGHPPLGWHDTLAYLVLPFLLVVSQFMSVKIMQASQNNDPNVKTSQALTNFLPFMIGYFSLSVPSGLSLYWFTNNILSTVQQVWLQKFGGAKNPIKIFSDSIKEEELEIPKSVSRLNTTKEEVKQREKLTVEGLRPGERFKQLKEQEARKRREREEKRKAEEAADKGKRLTNEEHKNEKSGLEEGSGGAANLVNKRNGSLQSVNGQDTSNFKLVNGDQSSQELRQDENTISVFRTEDSVVSSKTEVDGRDEQ, from the exons ATGTCTAATTCTCTCTCAGTGAAACCTAATCTTGTTCTTTCTCCATTTCCATACCGGACCGCAACTCAAAACCCTCTTTTTAATCGAACTTACTTTGCCCACAAACCATTCCTTCGTGGTTCGCTTTCTATTACCAAAGTGGGGTTCAAACCCGACCCGCAAAGTGTGGAGGGTGTAATCAAGGAGCTGTTTGGACAAGCTGAGAACTTTCTCTTTACCATAGCTGATGCTGCCGTGTCTTCCTCTGACACAGTAACTACAACGAAACAGAACTCTGATTGGCTTTCTGGTATTACTAATGTAATGGAAACTGTTTTGAAG GTTTTAAAAGATGGACTGTCTACTTTACATGTGCCTTATTCATATGGTTTTGCTATTATCCTTCTCACTGTTATTGTTAAGGCTGCTACTTTTCCTTTAACTAAAAAACAG GTTGAGTCTGCCATGGCTATGCGATCTTTAACACCACAAATAAAGGCCATTCAGCAGAGATATGCTGGTGATCAG GAGAGAATTCAACTTGAAACTGCCCGATTATATAAATTAGCTGGCATAAACCCTCTGGCAG GATGCTTGCCTACACTTGCCACAATACCAGTATGGATTGGCCTATATAGAGCTCTTTCAAATGTAGCAGATGAA GGACTCCTCACGGAAGGTTTCTTTTGGATACCCTCTTTGGCTGGTCCTACCACAATTGCGGCACGACAAAGTGGAAGTGGCATTTCTTGGCTTTTCCCTTTTCAA GATGGTCATCCACCCCTTGGATGGCATGATACCTTGGCGTATCTTGTCTTGCCTTTTTTATTGGTTGTTTCACAGTTTATGTCAGTCAAGATCATGCAGGCCTCACAG aaTAATGATCCAAATGTGAAGACTTCTCAAGCACTGACAAACTTCCTCCCATTCATGATTGGCTATTTTTCTCTGTCAGTTCCTTCTGGTCTAAGTCTTTATTG gtttacaaataatatattaagtaCAGTCCAGCAAGTATGGCTTCAGAAGTTTGGGGGTGCaaaaaatccaatcaaaatatTCAGTGATTCAATCAAGGAAGAAGAACTTGAGATTCCGAAATCTGTCTCAAGATTAAATACCACCAAGGAGGAGGTCAAACAAAGAGAAAAGTTGACAGTGGAGGGACTACGTCCTGGTGAAAG atttAAGCAATTAAAGGAGCAAGAGGCTAGAAAAAGAcgagaaagagaagagaagaggaaaGCTGAAGAGGCGGCAGATAAGGGAAAAAGGTTAACAAATGAGgaacacaaaaatgaaaagagTGGACTTGAGGAGGGAAGTGGAGGTGCTGCCAACTtagttaataaaagaaatggaAGCCTGCAGTCTGTAAATGGTCAAGATACCTCCAATTTCAAACTTGTGAATGGTGACCAGTCTAG
- the LOC123213755 gene encoding uncharacterized protein LOC123213755: MQFMNAAQSKTPILKYFLISLFLSLPLLLLFSSLQPHIHRPTLTDPVSEDLKIRPGYNSYEAYLQRQLNKTLNPKLRQIWTTRDWERKIQVFAKFFNELKQKNLLSNQSKALCVGARVGQEVEALKRIGVSDSVGIDLVPYPPLVIKGDFHKQPFDDETFDFEFSNVFDHALYPNKFVMEIERTLKPGGVCVLHVALSRRADKYSANDLYSVKPLLKMFKRSEMVQVRKVDGFGLDTEVVFRKKDKNPRVKMNAALIN, translated from the coding sequence ATGCAATTCATGAACGCCGCTCAATCAAAAACTCCCATTCTCAAATACTTTCTCatctctctcttcctttctttaCCTCTCCTCCTTCTCTTCTCCTCCCTCCAACCCCACATCCACCGCCCAACCCTCACTGACCCCGTCTCCGAAGATCTCAAGATCCGACCCGGCTACAACTCCTACGAAGCCTACCTTCAACGTCAACTCAACAAAacccttaaccctaaactacgTCAAATATGGACAACACGTGACTGGGAACGTAAAATTCAAGTCTTTGCCAAGTTCTTCAACGAGTTGAAACAAAAAAACCTTCTTTCTAATCAATCAAAAGCTCTCTGTGTCGGCGCTCGTGTTGGCCAAGAAGTTGAAGCCTTGAAACGCATCGGCGTATCCGACTCGGTTGGTATCGATTTAGTGCCGTATCCGCCTCTGGTTATAAAGGGAGACTTCCACAAGCAGCCGTTTGATGATGAGACTTTCGACTTCGAATTCTCGAACGTGTTTGATCACGCACTATATCCGAATAAATTCGTTATGGAGATCGAACGGACGTTGAAACCAGGTGGGGTTTGTGTTTTACATGTGGCGCTATCTAGACGGGCTGATAAGTACTCGGCCAATGATTTATACAGCGTCAAACCACTGTTGAAGATGTTCAAGAGATCGGAGATGGTCCAGGTCCGGAAAGTTGACGGGTTTGGGTTAGATACAGAGGTGGTATTCAGGAAGAAAGACAAAAATCCAAGGGTCAAGATGAATGCAgcattaattaattga